Proteins from a single region of Lampris incognitus isolate fLamInc1 chromosome 16, fLamInc1.hap2, whole genome shotgun sequence:
- the yipf6 gene encoding protein YIPF6, with the protein MAEVDETSKPFAGLSDVSISEDIPVEGDISVPVGSVRQEDEFSTLDEPVKETILRDLRAVGTKFVHVMYPKKSSALLRDWDLWGPLLLCVTLALLLQGGSADSKDDGGPQFAEVFVIIWFGSVVITLNSKLLGGTISFFQSLCVLGYCVMPLTVAMVVCRVVLLSGSGTASFVVRLVVVTASFGWSTFASTAFLADSQPPNRKALVVYPIFLFYFVIGWMILTFAPSQ; encoded by the coding sequence ATGGCCGAAGTCGACGAGACCAGCAAGCCGTTCGCGGGGCTGTCGGACGTGTCCATCTCCGAGGACATACCCGTCGAGGGGGACATCTCGGTCCCCGTCGGCTCGGTCAGACAGGAGGACGAATTCTCCACTCTCGACGAGCCCGTGAAAGAGACCATCCTGCGGGACCTGAGGGCGGTGGGCACCAAATTCGTCCATGTCATGTATCCCAAGAAGAGCTCGGCTCTCCTCCGAGACTGGGACCTGTGGGGCCCGCTCCTGCTCTGCGTTACCCTGGCGCTGCTGCTGCAGGGCGGCTCGGCTGACAGCAAAGACGACGGGGGCCCACAGTTCGCGGAGGTGTTCGTCATCATCTGGTTCGGGTCCGTCGTCATCACCCTCAACTCCAAGCTGCTCGGCGGCACCATATCCTTCTTCCAGAGCTTGTGTGTGCTCGGCTACTGCGTGATGCCGTTGACCGTGGCGATGGTGGTCTGTCGGGTGGTGCTGCTCAGTGGCTCCGGGACGGCGAGCTTCGTGGTGCGGCTGGTCGTGGTGACGGCGTCGTTTGGGTGGTCCACTTTCGCCTCCACGGCTTTCCTGGCGGACAGCCAGCCTCCAAATCGCAAAGCTCTGGTCGTCTATCCCATTTTTCTCTTTTACTTTGTGATAGGCTGGATGATCCTCACCTTCGCGCCGTCTCAGTAA
- the snapc1b gene encoding snRNA-activating protein complex subunit 1b: MESCKRQVKEDCEELLSRFQRTDSVRFEIFSRIWREMKFSDIFLGTQSDREKREFSRQIFATAYPFLMPPFTFQIRVGGLYLLYGLYHHQLSTPKEQISLALKDWEDLKKFERDAADAQHVDAVYILRHLFLQKAFYFSAMPIPLTYHVKRKPERKMMLEDFIEKASRPQELVSLDLMEELSNVHEEYKRLKAVISSAPDKLEPSLSLVKKDLVPMLRSVVLDFSKWQKQRDPPIVKDEDSGEGTSTQIECSRRSELLASIKSRSYGQAIEVSRSRRHRVVEMELISNDTNMATQRKKHESLKERTFKNVKIRGEMVSETLKTTKIWQISNPVTEQEDSPEKDRTFK; the protein is encoded by the exons ATGGAATCCTGTAAACGGCAAGTAAAAGAGGACTGCGAAGAGCTGCTCAGTCGTTTTCAACGTACAGATTCTGTTCGCTTTGAAATTTTCTCCAGAATCTGGAGGGAGATGAAGTTCTCGGATATTTTCCT TGGCACACAGTCggacagagaaaagagagaattCAGCCGTCAGATTTTCGCCACAGCCTACCCCTTCTTAATGCCGCCTTTCACCTTTCAGATCCGAGTCGGAGGGTTGTATTTACTCTACGGACTGTACCATCACCAGCTCTCCACACCAAAGGAACAG ATCAGTCTAGCCCTAAAGGATTGGGAAGACTTGAAGAAGTTTGAGCGCGACGCTGCTGATGCGCAGCACGTTGATGCAGTGTACATCCTCAGGCACCTGTTTCTACAGAAAGCCTTCTATTTCTCTGCTATGCCAATCCCG CTGACATACCATGTGAAGAGGAAGCCTGAGAGGAAGATGATGCTTGAGGACTTTATTGAGAAGGCATCCCGTCCACAGGAGCTGGTCAGCTTGGACCTGATGGAG GAACTTTCCAATGTTCACGAAGAGTACAAACGGCTCAAGGCCGTCATCTCATCTGCTCCGGACAAGCTAGAGCCATCCCTCAGCCTAGTCAAGAAGGACTTGGTGCCTATGCTACGCAGTGTTGTACTGGATTTTTCCAAGTGGCAGAAACAACGG GATCCTCCAATTGTTAAGGATGAAGACAGCGGTGAAGGAACATCCACTCAGATTGAA TGTTCCAGGAGATCTGAACTTCTGGCATCCATCAAATCAAGATCCTATGGCCAGGCAATTGAG gTGTCCAGGTCCCGGCGTCATCGTGTGGTAGAGATGGAGTTGATCAGCAACGACACCAACATGGCAACGCAAAGGAAAAAACACGAGTCACTCAAAGAAAGAACCTTTAAGAACGTGAAGATCAGAG GTGAAATGGTGAGTGAAACCTTGAAGACCACGAAAATCTGGCAAATAAGCAACCCTGTCACAGAACAGGAAG ATTCACCAGAAAAGGACAGGACGTTCAAGTGA